From a region of the Cyclopterus lumpus isolate fCycLum1 chromosome 5, fCycLum1.pri, whole genome shotgun sequence genome:
- the LOC117730291 gene encoding AMP deaminase 2 isoform X5, with amino-acid sequence MDEKYKEIAEELFTRSMAESEMRSAPYEFPEDSPIEQLEERRHRLERQISQDIKLLKENSLDTVDDGFRERALPMEREYQRVSISGEEKCGVPFIDLVDAAKCVVKALFIREKYIKRSMQSFCKTTAHALLDLGMKPLDLTDYDDIAETPVDADAPVHPPVSKTHPYDNDPKNMPADTGYGCKMVGGVVHVYTKKNNMDKSTELDLPYPDLTEYIGDMNVMMALIINGPVKSFCYRRLQYLSSKFQMHILLNEMKELAAQKKVPHRDFYNIRKVDTHIHASSCMNQKHLLRFIKRSMKKYPEEIVHIEQGHGQTLKDVFETMNLTAFDLSVDTLDMHADRNTFHRFDKFNAKYNPIGESILREIFIKTDNCIEGKYFAHIVKEVMFDLEESKYQNSELRLSIYGRSRDEWDKLAQWALKHRVYSDNVRWLIQVPRLFDVYRTKKQLANFQEMLENIFMPLFEVTIDPRSHPELHLFLEHVVGFDSVDDESKPEHHIFNLDSSLPENWTEEDNPPYSYYLYYTYANMTVLNHLRRQRGFHMFVLRPHCGEAGPIHHLVSGFMLSENISHGLLLRKAPVLQYLYYLAQIGIAMSPLSNNSLFLSYHRNPLPEYLSRGLVISLSTDDPLQFHFTKEPLMEEYSIATQVWKLSSCDMCELARNSVLMSGFSHKAKSYWLGPTYYQEGPVSNDIRRTNVPDIRVAYRSETLSEELQLITQAVHTEELDTINEEDSLSMGPLTGQR; translated from the exons GTTATTGAAGGAGAATAGTTTGGACACTGTTGATGATGGCTTTAGGGAAAGGGCATTGCCAATGGAGAGAGAATACCAGCGGGTGTCAATATCTGGAGAGGAAAAGTGCGGG GTGCCATTCATTGACCTGGTAGATGCTGCGAAGTGTGTGGTGAAGGCATTATTCATACGGGAGAAGTACATAAAGCGATCCATGCAATCCTTTTGTAAGACCACAGCTCATGCCTTGCTGGACCTCGGGATGAAGCCTCTGGATTTGACAGACTATGACGATATAGCAGAGACTCCTGTAGATGCTG aTGCCCCTGTTCATCCACCTGTCTCAAAGACACACCCCTATGACAACGACCCCAAGAATATGCCGGCAGACACAGGATATGGTTGCAAGATGGTGGGTGGAGTTGTCCACGtctacaccaaaaaaaacaacatggacaA AAGCACAGAACTGGACCTGCCCTATCCTGACCTGACGGAGTATATTGGAGACATGAATGTTATGATGGCCCTCATTATTAACGGCCCAGT GAAGTCTTTCTGCTACCGCCGCCTGCAGTACCTGAGCTCTAAATTCCAGATGCACATCCTCCTGAATGAGATGAAGGAGCTGGCAGCTCAGAAGAAAGTTCCACATAGAGACTTCTACAACATACGAAAG gtggacacacacattcatgcatcaTCCTGCATGAATCAGAAGCACCTGCTGCGATTCATCAAGAGGTCCATGAAGAAATACCCAGAGGAGATTGTTCACATTGAGCAAGGCCATGGCCAGACCCTCAAGGACGTGTTTGAGACCATGAACTTGACGGCCTTTGATCTGAGTGTAGACACTCTCGACATGCATGCG GACCGTAACACATTCCATCGGTTTGACAAGTTCAACGCCAAATACAACCCCATTGGAGAATCCATCCTGAGAGAGATCTTCATTAAGACTGACAACTGCATTGAAGGAAAATACTTTGCACACATCGTCAAG GAGGTGATGTTTGACCTGGAGGAGAGTAAGTACCAGAACTCTGAGCTACGCCTGTCCATCTACGGTCGCTCTAGGGATGAATGGGATAAGCTGGCTCAGTGGGCCCTTAAACATCGCGTGTACTCTGATAATGTGCGCTGGCTTATCCAGGTGCCCCGTCTTTT TGATGTTTACCGAACAAAGAAGCAGCTGGCTAATTTCCAGGAGATGTTGGAGAATATCTTCATGCCTCTGTTTGAAGTCACGATCGACCCGCGCAGTCATCCTGAGCTGCATCTCTTCCTGGAGCAT GTGGTGGGCTTTGACAGCGTGGACGATGAGTCTAAGCCTGAGCATCACATCTTCAATCTTGACAGCTCGCTGCCAGAAAACTGGACAGAAGAAGACAACCCACCTTACTCGTACTACCTGTACTACACCTATGCCAACATGACTGTGCTCAATCACCTGCGCAG acagagaggcttTCACATGTTTGTGCTGCGACCTCACTGTGGGGAGGCGGGGCCGATCCACCACCTGGTGTCAGGTTTCATGTTGTCAGAGAACATCTCCCACGGACTGCTGCTCAGAAAG GCCCCGGTGCTCCAATATCTTTACTACCTGGCTCAAATTGGCATTGCCATGTCACCACTGAGTAACAACAGCCTGTTCCTCAGTTACCATCGCAACCCGCTGCCAGAGTATCTGTCAAGAGGCCTCGTGATCTCTCTGTCCACTGATGATCCTCTTCAGTTCCACTTCACCAAG GAGCCTCTGATGGAGGAGTACAGCATTGCTACTCAGGTGTGGAAACTAAGTTCGTGTGACATGTGTGAGCTGGCGAGAAACAGTGTCCTCATGAGTGGGTTTTCACACAAG GCCAAAAGCTACTGGCTGGGCCCCACCTACTATCAGGAGGGTCCTGTGAGCAACGACATCCGTCGCACCAACGTCCCTGATATCCGTGTGGCGTACCGTAGCGAGACACTCTCTGAGGAGCTTCAGCTCATCACTCAAGCCGTGCACACTGAAGAGCTAGACACCATCAATGAGGAGGACTCTCTGTCCATGGGCCCTCTCACGGGACAACGCTGA
- the LOC117730291 gene encoding AMP deaminase 2 isoform X4: MDEKYKEIAEELFTRSMAESEMRSAPYEFPEDSPIEQLEERRHRLERQISQDIKLEPEILLRAKQDFMKIDSDADLELLKENSLDTVDDGFRERALPMEREYQRVSISGEEKCGVPFIDLVDAAKCVVKALFIREKYIKRSMQSFCKTTAHALLDLGMKPLDLTDYDDIAETPVDADAPVHPPVSKTHPYDNDPKNMPADTGYGCKMVGGVVHVYTKKNNMDKSTELDLPYPDLTEYIGDMNVMMALIINGPVKSFCYRRLQYLSSKFQMHILLNEMKELAAQKKVPHRDFYNIRKVDTHIHASSCMNQKHLLRFIKRSMKKYPEEIVHIEQGHGQTLKDVFETMNLTAFDLSVDTLDMHADRNTFHRFDKFNAKYNPIGESILREIFIKTDNCIEGKYFAHIVKEVMFDLEESKYQNSELRLSIYGRSRDEWDKLAQWALKHRVYSDNVRWLIQVPRLFDVYRTKKQLANFQEMLENIFMPLFEVTIDPRSHPELHLFLEHVVGFDSVDDESKPEHHIFNLDSSLPENWTEEDNPPYSYYLYYTYANMTVLNHLRRQRGFHMFVLRPHCGEAGPIHHLVSGFMLSENISHGLLLRKAPVLQYLYYLAQIGIAMSPLSNNSLFLSYHRNPLPEYLSRGLVISLSTDDPLQFHFTKEPLMEEYSIATQVWKLSSCDMCELARNSVLMSGFSHKAKSYWLGPTYYQEGPVSNDIRRTNVPDIRVAYRSETLSEELQLITQAVHTEELDTINEEDSLSMGPLTGQR, encoded by the exons GCTTGAGCCAGAGATTTTGCTCCGTGCCAAACAGGACTTCATGAAAATCGACAGTGATGCAGACCTAGA GTTATTGAAGGAGAATAGTTTGGACACTGTTGATGATGGCTTTAGGGAAAGGGCATTGCCAATGGAGAGAGAATACCAGCGGGTGTCAATATCTGGAGAGGAAAAGTGCGGG GTGCCATTCATTGACCTGGTAGATGCTGCGAAGTGTGTGGTGAAGGCATTATTCATACGGGAGAAGTACATAAAGCGATCCATGCAATCCTTTTGTAAGACCACAGCTCATGCCTTGCTGGACCTCGGGATGAAGCCTCTGGATTTGACAGACTATGACGATATAGCAGAGACTCCTGTAGATGCTG aTGCCCCTGTTCATCCACCTGTCTCAAAGACACACCCCTATGACAACGACCCCAAGAATATGCCGGCAGACACAGGATATGGTTGCAAGATGGTGGGTGGAGTTGTCCACGtctacaccaaaaaaaacaacatggacaA AAGCACAGAACTGGACCTGCCCTATCCTGACCTGACGGAGTATATTGGAGACATGAATGTTATGATGGCCCTCATTATTAACGGCCCAGT GAAGTCTTTCTGCTACCGCCGCCTGCAGTACCTGAGCTCTAAATTCCAGATGCACATCCTCCTGAATGAGATGAAGGAGCTGGCAGCTCAGAAGAAAGTTCCACATAGAGACTTCTACAACATACGAAAG gtggacacacacattcatgcatcaTCCTGCATGAATCAGAAGCACCTGCTGCGATTCATCAAGAGGTCCATGAAGAAATACCCAGAGGAGATTGTTCACATTGAGCAAGGCCATGGCCAGACCCTCAAGGACGTGTTTGAGACCATGAACTTGACGGCCTTTGATCTGAGTGTAGACACTCTCGACATGCATGCG GACCGTAACACATTCCATCGGTTTGACAAGTTCAACGCCAAATACAACCCCATTGGAGAATCCATCCTGAGAGAGATCTTCATTAAGACTGACAACTGCATTGAAGGAAAATACTTTGCACACATCGTCAAG GAGGTGATGTTTGACCTGGAGGAGAGTAAGTACCAGAACTCTGAGCTACGCCTGTCCATCTACGGTCGCTCTAGGGATGAATGGGATAAGCTGGCTCAGTGGGCCCTTAAACATCGCGTGTACTCTGATAATGTGCGCTGGCTTATCCAGGTGCCCCGTCTTTT TGATGTTTACCGAACAAAGAAGCAGCTGGCTAATTTCCAGGAGATGTTGGAGAATATCTTCATGCCTCTGTTTGAAGTCACGATCGACCCGCGCAGTCATCCTGAGCTGCATCTCTTCCTGGAGCAT GTGGTGGGCTTTGACAGCGTGGACGATGAGTCTAAGCCTGAGCATCACATCTTCAATCTTGACAGCTCGCTGCCAGAAAACTGGACAGAAGAAGACAACCCACCTTACTCGTACTACCTGTACTACACCTATGCCAACATGACTGTGCTCAATCACCTGCGCAG acagagaggcttTCACATGTTTGTGCTGCGACCTCACTGTGGGGAGGCGGGGCCGATCCACCACCTGGTGTCAGGTTTCATGTTGTCAGAGAACATCTCCCACGGACTGCTGCTCAGAAAG GCCCCGGTGCTCCAATATCTTTACTACCTGGCTCAAATTGGCATTGCCATGTCACCACTGAGTAACAACAGCCTGTTCCTCAGTTACCATCGCAACCCGCTGCCAGAGTATCTGTCAAGAGGCCTCGTGATCTCTCTGTCCACTGATGATCCTCTTCAGTTCCACTTCACCAAG GAGCCTCTGATGGAGGAGTACAGCATTGCTACTCAGGTGTGGAAACTAAGTTCGTGTGACATGTGTGAGCTGGCGAGAAACAGTGTCCTCATGAGTGGGTTTTCACACAAG GCCAAAAGCTACTGGCTGGGCCCCACCTACTATCAGGAGGGTCCTGTGAGCAACGACATCCGTCGCACCAACGTCCCTGATATCCGTGTGGCGTACCGTAGCGAGACACTCTCTGAGGAGCTTCAGCTCATCACTCAAGCCGTGCACACTGAAGAGCTAGACACCATCAATGAGGAGGACTCTCTGTCCATGGGCCCTCTCACGGGACAACGCTGA